Proteins from a genomic interval of Verrucomicrobium sp.:
- a CDS encoding type IV pilus twitching motility protein PilT: MSAIAPLFQALIDQGGSDLHLLEGAPPKIRLHGDLRPLREEPLTQAEMAALLQPLAGEENWRHYLEAGDLDFAHEFGEAARFRCNYYRQLHGMGAVFRIIPSRIKTIAELGVPPAIQAFGDLQSGLVLVTGPTGSGKSTTLAAVIDYINSTYARHIVTIEEPIEFVHADKQSRLTQREVPQETPTFASGLRAALREDADVVLVGEMRDLETISLALTAAETGLLVFGTLHTNNARKTIDRIIDAFPADQQEQIRVMLANSLRGVCAQLLFKRADGKGRLALNEILVATPAVGAIVREGATAKLVDVLKSGRAEGMQLMDDAIEGALRQGLITAEEAYMKAIDKQRFEAGAPAPATA, encoded by the coding sequence ATGAGCGCCATCGCCCCCCTCTTCCAGGCCCTGATCGACCAGGGCGGCTCCGACCTCCACCTCCTGGAAGGCGCCCCGCCGAAAATCCGCCTCCATGGCGACCTGCGCCCCCTGCGGGAGGAGCCCCTCACCCAGGCGGAGATGGCCGCCCTCCTCCAGCCCCTGGCGGGGGAGGAAAACTGGCGCCACTACCTGGAGGCGGGGGACCTCGACTTCGCCCACGAGTTCGGCGAGGCGGCCCGCTTCCGCTGCAACTACTACCGCCAGCTTCACGGCATGGGCGCGGTCTTCCGCATCATCCCCTCCCGCATCAAGACCATCGCCGAGCTGGGCGTCCCCCCGGCCATCCAGGCCTTCGGCGACCTGCAAAGCGGCCTGGTCCTGGTCACCGGGCCGACCGGCTCCGGCAAGTCGACCACCCTGGCCGCCGTCATCGACTACATCAACTCCACCTACGCCCGGCACATCGTGACCATCGAGGAGCCGATCGAGTTCGTCCACGCCGACAAGCAGAGCCGCCTCACCCAGCGGGAAGTGCCCCAGGAGACCCCCACCTTCGCCTCCGGCCTGCGCGCCGCGCTGCGGGAAGACGCGGACGTCGTCCTCGTCGGCGAAATGCGGGACCTGGAAACCATCTCCCTGGCCCTCACCGCCGCGGAAACCGGCCTCCTCGTCTTCGGCACCCTCCACACGAACAACGCGCGCAAGACCATCGACCGCATCATCGACGCCTTCCCCGCCGACCAGCAGGAACAGATCCGCGTCATGCTGGCCAACTCCCTGCGCGGCGTCTGCGCCCAGCTCCTCTTCAAGCGCGCCGACGGCAAGGGCCGCCTGGCCCTCAACGAGATCCTCGTCGCCACCCCGGCGGTCGGCGCGATCGTCCGGGAAGGCGCCACGGCCAAGCTGGTCGACGTCCTCAAGAGCGGCCGCGCCGAGGGCATGCAGCTGATGGACGACGCCATCGAGGGCGCGCTGCGCCAGGGCCTCATCACGGCGGAGGAGGCCTACATGAAGGCCATCGACAAGCAGCGGTTCGAGGCCGGCGCGCCCGCCCCGGCGACGGCCTAG
- a CDS encoding PilT/PilU family type 4a pilus ATPase, whose product MTAAALQQSAENDLVLRLALEHSLINSDQYHATSSMLAGQPSLPAVELLYEQQLIDGPQRDWFHQVLASGLAQQAARQAIAAQAAEPEPRQAAAPPPLAAAGGAGPFAHVDDYLREALAAGVSDVHLAPSNTPAGRRHGQLRILREGLASLSAADTERLAHGFLDPRMAARVRETGAAEFCHELETGPGQPPARFRTSVIRQRRGWEMVFRVIPGRVPTLAELGMPETLRTLTRYHNGLVLVTGPSGSGKSTTLAAMVEQINAERRDHIITLEEPIEYVFSPRGCQISQREVGAHTKTYGSALRAALREDPDVIVVGEMRDLETISLAITAAETGHLVLGTLHTNSAPRTLNRLLDAFPISQQAQIRTMVSESIRGIVCQQLVPRADGQGRAMAMEIMTNTPAVAALIRDGKTFMLPGIIQTGVRQGMVLMDDSLLSLVDQNLITAEEAYRRSENKKTFAQELARRHRS is encoded by the coding sequence ATGACCGCCGCCGCCCTCCAGCAAAGCGCCGAAAACGACCTCGTGCTCCGCCTGGCCCTGGAGCACTCCCTCATCAACAGCGACCAATACCACGCCACCTCCTCCATGCTGGCGGGGCAGCCCAGCCTTCCCGCCGTCGAGCTGCTCTACGAGCAGCAGCTGATCGACGGGCCGCAGCGGGACTGGTTCCACCAGGTCCTGGCCTCCGGCCTGGCCCAGCAGGCCGCCCGGCAGGCCATCGCCGCGCAGGCGGCGGAGCCGGAGCCCCGGCAGGCCGCCGCGCCGCCCCCCTTGGCCGCCGCCGGCGGGGCCGGCCCCTTCGCCCACGTCGACGACTACCTGCGGGAAGCCCTGGCCGCCGGCGTTTCCGACGTCCACCTGGCGCCAAGCAACACACCCGCCGGGCGGCGCCACGGCCAGCTTCGCATTCTGCGGGAGGGCCTGGCCTCCCTCTCCGCCGCCGACACGGAACGGCTGGCCCACGGCTTCCTGGACCCCCGGATGGCCGCCCGCGTGCGGGAAACCGGCGCGGCCGAATTCTGCCACGAACTGGAAACGGGCCCCGGCCAGCCCCCCGCGCGCTTCCGCACCAGCGTCATCCGCCAGCGGCGCGGCTGGGAAATGGTCTTCCGCGTCATCCCGGGCCGCGTCCCCACCCTGGCGGAGCTGGGCATGCCGGAGACCCTCCGCACCCTCACCCGCTACCACAACGGCCTGGTCCTCGTCACCGGCCCCAGCGGCTCCGGCAAGTCGACCACCCTGGCCGCCATGGTGGAACAGATCAACGCGGAGCGGCGGGACCACATCATCACCCTGGAGGAGCCGATCGAGTACGTCTTCTCCCCGCGCGGCTGCCAGATCTCCCAGCGGGAAGTCGGCGCCCACACAAAGACCTACGGCAGCGCCCTGCGCGCCGCCCTGCGCGAGGACCCGGACGTCATCGTCGTCGGCGAGATGCGGGACCTGGAAACCATCTCCCTGGCCATCACCGCCGCGGAGACCGGCCACCTCGTCCTGGGCACCCTCCACACGAACAGCGCGCCCCGCACCCTCAACCGGCTCCTGGACGCCTTCCCCATCTCCCAGCAGGCGCAGATCCGCACCATGGTCTCCGAGTCGATCCGGGGCATCGTCTGCCAGCAGCTCGTCCCGCGCGCCGACGGCCAGGGCCGCGCCATGGCCATGGAGATCATGACCAACACCCCCGCCGTCGCCGCCCTCATCCGGGACGGCAAGACCTTCATGCTCCCCGGCATCATCCAGACCGGCGTCCGGCAGGGGATGGTCCTCATGGACGACTCCCTCCTCTCCCTCGTCGACCAAAACCTCATCACGGCAGAGGAGGCCTACCGCCGCAGCGAGAACAAGAAGACCTTCGCCCAGGAACTGGCCCGCCGCCACCGTTCATGA